In the genome of Desulfofarcimen acetoxidans DSM 771, one region contains:
- a CDS encoding 2Fe-2S iron-sulfur cluster-binding protein codes for MSVNLTINGKKVNVPKGTTVLDAAKQAGIFIPTFCHDPEFPRFGACRICVVDIPGMRNLPASCVTEVTEGMEVYTESPAVVEARKTILELLLANHPKDCLTCERNGDCRLQDYAFQYGVKESPFEGEKKNHPLDDSNPYIVRDPNKCILCGRCVSTCNAIPERSVIDFGYRGFNTKIVTGMDLPLAESDCVYCGRCVAVCPVGALTWKPLAGKGRVWEMEKEEVTCTFCDSGCKFNLLKKQGKTIGVVPKSTAVGRPLCLKGRLGLQLKYMDEPALPFIKKDGVFSQVSWAEALNIEEVLAKILKMNNSNEK; via the coding sequence ATGTCTGTTAATTTAACTATCAATGGTAAAAAGGTAAATGTTCCTAAGGGTACCACTGTGCTTGACGCAGCCAAACAAGCGGGAATTTTTATACCTACTTTTTGCCATGATCCAGAATTTCCTAGGTTCGGAGCTTGCCGTATCTGTGTGGTAGATATTCCTGGTATGCGTAACCTGCCTGCTTCGTGTGTAACTGAAGTAACGGAAGGTATGGAAGTATACACAGAATCACCGGCAGTGGTAGAAGCACGGAAAACTATTTTAGAGTTGCTTCTGGCCAACCATCCCAAGGATTGCTTGACCTGTGAGAGAAACGGCGATTGCCGCTTGCAGGACTATGCTTTTCAATACGGAGTGAAAGAAAGTCCGTTTGAAGGGGAAAAGAAAAATCATCCTCTTGATGATTCCAACCCCTATATAGTGCGTGATCCCAATAAGTGTATTCTATGTGGCAGGTGTGTCAGTACTTGCAATGCTATTCCTGAGCGCAGTGTGATTGATTTCGGTTACCGTGGTTTTAATACCAAGATTGTGACCGGTATGGATCTGCCTTTGGCTGAATCGGATTGTGTTTATTGCGGTAGATGTGTAGCTGTTTGTCCGGTCGGGGCCCTGACTTGGAAACCGCTGGCAGGAAAAGGACGGGTATGGGAAATGGAGAAAGAGGAAGTTACCTGTACCTTCTGCGACAGTGGCTGTAAATTTAATTTACTTAAGAAACAGGGTAAGACTATCGGGGTGGTACCCAAGTCTACAGCAGTTGGACGTCCGCTTTGTCTGAAGGGCCGTTTGGGTTTACAGTTGAAGTATATGGATGAGCCTGCTTTGCCGTTTATTAAGAAGGACGGTGTATTCTCTCAAGTTTCTTGGGCGGAAGCACTGAACATAGAAGAAGTATTGGCAAAAATCTTAAAGATGAACAATAGTAATGAGAAATAG